One window from the genome of Sulfurihydrogenibium sp. encodes:
- the rbfA gene encoding 30S ribosome-binding factor RbfA — MKEKSHRMEKVNSMLKKELSEIISEEIALPKDNFITVSFVDTTADLSEAQVFISALKDEEEILEVLNKQSGHIRYVLGKRIRMKKTPKLLFKKDIFELNISL, encoded by the coding sequence ATGAAAGAAAAGTCCCACAGAATGGAAAAGGTAAATTCTATGTTGAAAAAAGAGTTATCTGAAATTATATCTGAAGAGATAGCATTGCCAAAGGATAATTTTATAACAGTGAGTTTTGTAGATACTACAGCAGACTTAAGCGAAGCTCAAGTTTTTATTTCTGCTTTAAAAGACGAGGAAGAAATTTTAGAGGTTTTAAATAAACAAAGTGGACATATAAGATACGTTCTTGGTAAAAGAATCAGAATGAAGAAAACACCAAAGCTATTGTTTAAAAAAGATATTTTTGAATTGAATATATCTTTGTAA
- a CDS encoding NADH-quinone oxidoreductase subunit B family protein: MAMTNSGIILTTVEEVLSWARRNSLWPVSVGLACCAIEMMHTAASRFDTDRLGIIFRGSPRQSDVLIVAGTVVNKVAPMLRLIYEQMPDPKWVIAMGGCASAGGPFPTYATLQGVDRIIPVDVYIPGCPPTPQALLWGILELQKKIKAKKEGKEFTEIPIKVPQESKPISK; this comes from the coding sequence ATGGCAATGACAAATAGTGGAATAATTTTAACAACAGTTGAAGAAGTTTTAAGCTGGGCAAGAAGAAATTCTTTATGGCCTGTATCTGTTGGTTTAGCATGCTGTGCTATTGAGATGATGCATACAGCTGCTTCAAGATTTGATACAGACAGGCTTGGAATCATATTCAGAGGTTCTCCAAGACAATCAGATGTTTTAATCGTAGCTGGAACAGTAGTAAATAAAGTTGCTCCTATGCTTAGGCTTATATATGAGCAAATGCCGGACCCAAAATGGGTTATAGCTATGGGCGGTTGTGCATCTGCCGGAGGTCCTTTCCCTACATATGCAACTTTACAGGGAGTAGATAGAATAATTCCTGTAGATGTTTATATTCCGGGCTGTCCGCCAACACCACAGGCTTTACTTTGGGGAATATTAGAGCTTCAGAAAAAGATAAAAGCAAAAAAAGAAGGAAAAGAGTTTACAGAGATTCCTATAAAAGTTCCTCAAGAATCAAAGCCTATCTCTAAATAG
- the ndhC gene encoding NADH-quinone oxidoreductase subunit A, with product MTTGYLGLTIFFILATAIGVVLLVVNRLLAPKTPEPYEGYPYECGVPLYDKTTWTTIDQKYYLLGLLLVLFDLESAFVFPWAVIFREVAQVAPGFILTEMFFFLGILILGYIYAWKKGALKWQ from the coding sequence ATGACCACAGGTTATTTAGGACTGACGATTTTCTTTATACTGGCTACCGCAATTGGAGTAGTTCTTTTAGTTGTAAACAGACTTCTTGCACCAAAAACACCGGAACCTTATGAAGGCTATCCTTACGAATGTGGTGTTCCTCTTTACGATAAAACAACATGGACAACAATAGACCAAAAATATTATCTTCTTGGATTGCTTCTTGTACTTTTTGACCTTGAATCAGCTTTTGTATTTCCTTGGGCGGTTATTTTTAGAGAGGTTGCACAGGTTGCACCTGGTTTTATACTTACTGAAATGTTTTTCTTCTTAGGTATATTAATTCTTGGTTACATCTATGCTTGGAAAAAAGGAGCGTTAAAATGGCAATGA